The Flavobacteriales bacterium genome includes a region encoding these proteins:
- the tgt gene encoding tRNA guanosine(34) transglycosylase Tgt, with the protein MKFDLLKKDKKSSARAGVLHAPHGTIETPIFMPVGTQGTVKAVGQNSLKSEVNAPIILGNTYHLFLRPGIELLEQAGGLHKFMNWDRNILTDSGGYQVYSISDQRKIKEEGVVFKSHIDGSKHLFTPENVIDIQRYIGADIIMAFDECTPYPCEYQYAANSMRMTHRWLDRCFEQMDKTEPKYGHNQSLFPIVQGSVFPELRKQSAEYIASKTADGYAIGGLSVGEPHEEMYEMTDLVCGILPTDKPRYLMGVGTPANILECIALGIDMFDCVMPTRNARNGQLFTKEGIINIRNKKWENDFSAVDDELTPNYSKAYLRHLTICKEHLASQIASTHNLSFYLWLVREARKHILADDFVEWKNIMVKKVTKRL; encoded by the coding sequence ATGAAGTTTGATTTACTAAAAAAAGATAAAAAATCATCGGCTCGAGCTGGCGTTTTGCATGCCCCTCATGGCACAATAGAAACACCAATTTTTATGCCTGTTGGCACTCAAGGCACCGTAAAAGCTGTTGGACAGAATAGCCTGAAAAGCGAGGTAAATGCCCCCATAATTTTGGGCAATACCTATCATCTTTTTCTACGTCCCGGAATAGAACTGTTAGAACAAGCTGGAGGCCTTCATAAATTTATGAATTGGGATAGAAACATACTTACCGATAGTGGCGGTTATCAGGTTTATTCTATAAGCGATCAAAGAAAAATAAAAGAGGAGGGAGTTGTTTTTAAAAGTCATATCGATGGCTCAAAGCATCTTTTTACACCTGAAAATGTCATCGATATTCAGCGGTACATCGGAGCTGATATTATCATGGCATTTGATGAGTGCACCCCCTATCCGTGCGAATATCAATATGCTGCAAACTCCATGCGTATGACCCACAGGTGGCTGGACAGGTGTTTTGAGCAAATGGATAAAACCGAACCAAAGTATGGACACAATCAAAGCCTTTTTCCAATAGTTCAAGGCAGTGTTTTTCCAGAATTAAGAAAACAAAGTGCCGAGTATATTGCATCAAAAACCGCCGACGGCTATGCCATTGGAGGCCTGAGTGTGGGAGAACCGCACGAAGAAATGTATGAAATGACCGACTTGGTATGCGGAATTTTGCCAACAGACAAACCACGATATTTAATGGGCGTTGGCACTCCGGCCAATATATTGGAGTGTATAGCTTTAGGCATTGATATGTTTGATTGTGTTATGCCCACTCGCAACGCCCGAAACGGTCAGTTGTTTACCAAAGAAGGGATAATAAACATACGCAATAAAAAGTGGGAAAATGATTTTAGTGCGGTTGATGATGAGTTGACCCCCAACTATTCAAAGGCATATTTAAGACATTTAACGATTTGTAAAGAACATTTGGCTTCTCAAATAGCCAGCACTCATAATCTTTCATTCTATTTGTGGCTTGTTCGTGAGGCCAGAAAACACATATTAGCCGATGATTTTGTAGAATGGAAAAATATAATGGTTAAAAAAGTAACAAAAAGACTATAA